One genomic region from Methanocaldococcus fervens AG86 encodes:
- a CDS encoding proteasome assembly chaperone family protein produces MKFIEKEKIEFKNPIIIEAFPGTGLVGSIAGFQIIKELKLKYLGYFEIDRIPPLTTVEEGIPYPPVRAYANENLIVLFSDVIIPPFKINELAEFIVETFSNKNPKLFVSLGGIIAGKSEKVYGIANKENLIEDLKNYVEIFDFGVVGGMSGNLLVKCGDKGFDAIGLLAETVGVRPDPRGGANLLDVLNKMFNLNVNVEKLIKEAEAIENKLKELAEQHLKMMSKSRKEYPMYI; encoded by the coding sequence ATGAAGTTCATTGAAAAAGAAAAAATAGAGTTTAAAAATCCCATAATTATTGAAGCGTTTCCTGGAACTGGATTAGTTGGTAGTATAGCAGGCTTCCAAATAATAAAGGAATTAAAGTTAAAATATTTAGGATATTTTGAGATAGATAGAATTCCACCCTTAACAACCGTTGAGGAAGGAATCCCTTACCCTCCAGTTAGGGCTTATGCAAACGAAAATTTAATTGTTTTGTTCTCAGATGTAATAATCCCTCCATTTAAGATTAATGAATTAGCTGAGTTTATAGTTGAGACCTTTTCAAACAAAAATCCTAAGTTGTTCGTTTCCCTTGGTGGAATTATAGCAGGAAAATCTGAAAAAGTTTATGGAATAGCAAACAAAGAGAACTTAATAGAAGATTTAAAAAATTATGTTGAAATATTTGATTTTGGGGTTGTAGGGGGGATGAGTGGAAATTTATTGGTAAAATGTGGAGATAAAGGATTCGATGCCATTGGTTTGTTGGCTGAAACCGTTGGAGTTAGACCAGACCCGAGGGGAGGAGCTAATTTATTAGATGTTTTAAATAAAATGTTCAATCTAAATGTAAATGTTGAAAAACTTATTAAAGAAGCTGAAGCCATTGAAAATAAACTTAAAGAATTGGCAGAACAGCATTTAAAGATGATGTCAAAGAGTAGAAAAGAATATCCGATGTATATCTAA
- a CDS encoding IGHMBP2 family helicase has protein sequence MNLVDLYVKKFMELIELERRCEMDFHKNEIIRLGKKRENVGRAILNLKGKFLGESLGCTIVRFGRKKPFKTEISPGDVVLISKENPLQSDLYANVIYVGKNFIDVAFDVDVLRWVYKERVRIDLYVNDITFKRMKEALREFARKRDKLAYIILGIEHPEKPLREDIELEFYDKHLNESQKLAVKKAVLSKDLYLIHGPPGTGKTRTLTEVIVQEVRFNKHKVLATADSNIAADNILEYLIKKYPDLKVVRVGHPTRISKDLIQHSLPYLIENHEKYQEILSLKEKIKEIKEQRDKFLKPSPRWRRGMSDEQILKVAKRRKDYRGVPKEKIISMAEWIVRNKKIKKIINSLDEITEKIMNEILSEADVIVATNSMAGSEILKGWEFDVVVIDEGSQAMEPSCLIPIVKGKKLIMAGDHKQLPPTVLSENEELKKTLFERLIKKYPEFSSILEIQYRMNEKIMEFPNRMFYDNKLKADESVKNITLLDLVKEEEIDESDRDIVNEIPVQFFHVEGVERKDKESPSYYNIEEAEKVLEVVKKLIKYKIPTNVITPYDAQVRYLRRLFEEQNIDVEVNTVDGFQGRENEAIVISFVRTKNFGFLKDLRRLNVAITRAKRKLILIGNENLLKQDKVYNEMIKWAKSFESEYKKKKQANTS, from the coding sequence TTGAATTTAGTTGATTTGTATGTAAAAAAATTTATGGAATTGATTGAACTCGAAAGAAGGTGTGAGATGGATTTTCACAAAAATGAAATAATTAGGTTGGGAAAGAAAAGGGAAAATGTTGGAAGGGCAATTTTAAATTTAAAGGGAAAGTTCTTGGGAGAGAGCTTAGGATGCACGATTGTAAGATTTGGGAGAAAGAAGCCATTTAAAACGGAAATTTCACCGGGAGATGTTGTTTTAATCAGCAAAGAAAACCCATTACAGAGTGATTTATATGCAAATGTCATTTATGTAGGAAAGAACTTTATAGATGTGGCTTTTGATGTTGATGTTCTAAGATGGGTTTATAAGGAGAGAGTTAGGATTGACTTATACGTCAACGATATAACATTTAAGAGGATGAAAGAGGCATTAAGAGAATTTGCAAGAAAGAGAGATAAGTTGGCTTACATTATATTGGGTATTGAACATCCAGAAAAGCCATTGAGGGAAGATATTGAGTTAGAGTTTTATGATAAACATTTAAATGAATCTCAAAAGTTGGCTGTTAAAAAGGCAGTTTTAAGTAAAGATTTATATCTCATCCATGGACCTCCAGGAACTGGAAAAACGAGGACTTTGACTGAGGTTATTGTTCAGGAGGTTAGATTTAACAAGCATAAGGTTTTAGCTACTGCTGACTCAAATATAGCGGCAGATAACATTTTAGAGTATTTAATTAAAAAATATCCTGATTTAAAAGTTGTTAGGGTAGGGCATCCAACAAGGATTTCAAAGGATTTGATACAGCATTCTCTACCATATCTAATTGAGAATCATGAGAAGTATCAAGAAATTTTATCCCTAAAAGAAAAAATTAAAGAGATTAAGGAGCAGAGGGATAAATTTTTAAAGCCATCTCCAAGATGGAGAAGGGGAATGAGTGATGAGCAAATTTTAAAAGTAGCTAAGAGGAGGAAAGATTATAGGGGAGTTCCAAAAGAAAAAATCATCAGCATGGCGGAATGGATTGTAAGAAATAAAAAAATCAAAAAAATCATCAATAGCTTAGATGAAATAACGGAAAAAATCATGAACGAGATTTTGAGTGAGGCGGATGTTATTGTAGCAACAAACTCCATGGCAGGTTCTGAAATCTTAAAAGGCTGGGAGTTTGATGTTGTGGTTATAGACGAGGGTAGCCAAGCTATGGAGCCGTCCTGCCTAATACCAATTGTCAAAGGAAAAAAGCTAATCATGGCTGGAGATCATAAGCAATTGCCTCCAACAGTTTTGAGTGAAAATGAGGAGTTAAAGAAAACATTATTTGAAAGGTTAATTAAAAAATATCCTGAGTTTTCATCAATATTGGAGATTCAGTATAGAATGAACGAAAAAATTATGGAATTCCCAAATAGGATGTTTTATGATAACAAGTTAAAGGCAGATGAAAGCGTTAAAAATATAACATTATTGGATTTGGTTAAAGAAGAAGAGATTGATGAATCTGATAGAGATATAGTAAATGAAATCCCTGTCCAATTTTTCCATGTTGAAGGGGTTGAGAGAAAAGATAAAGAATCTCCATCTTATTACAATATAGAAGAGGCAGAGAAGGTTTTGGAAGTAGTTAAAAAGCTTATAAAATACAAAATACCAACAAATGTTATAACTCCTTACGATGCCCAAGTCAGATACTTAAGGAGATTGTTTGAAGAGCAAAATATAGATGTTGAAGTTAACACTGTAGATGGATTCCAAGGTAGGGAAAACGAAGCTATAGTTATCTCATTTGTTAGGACAAAAAACTTTGGATTTTTAAAGGATTTAAGAAGGTTGAATGTTGCAATAACAAGAGCTAAGAGGAAACTTATATTAATAGGCAATGAAAATCTGTTGAAGCAAGATAAGGTATACAATGAAATGATAAAATGGGCTAAATCATTTGAGAGTGAATATAAAAAGAAAAAACAAGCTAATACATCCTAA
- a CDS encoding SemiSWEET transporter gives MGITIIGYIAGTLTTFASLPQLLKSLKERNMENISLAFVVTFTTGLTLWLIYGILRNDYPIIVFNILSLMFWIPITYLKIKDVLENKGSKSELIT, from the coding sequence ATGGGTATAACGATTATTGGCTACATTGCGGGAACTTTAACAACTTTTGCCTCTCTTCCTCAACTGTTAAAGTCTTTGAAAGAGAGAAACATGGAAAATATATCATTAGCCTTTGTTGTAACTTTTACAACTGGATTAACACTCTGGCTAATATATGGAATATTAAGGAATGATTACCCAATAATAGTATTTAACATTTTGTCTTTAATGTTTTGGATTCCAATAACATATTTAAAGATAAAAGATGTATTGGAAAATAAAGGTAGCAAATCAGAATTAATAACTTAG
- a CDS encoding DUF473 domain-containing protein, producing the protein MKVYGLFGISENAINEFVENHVKTFTLINALNLETVKNLKEGDLVFITSTLREDLRVGSEGILGKVLNVSLVPQRVNGFEEKEIIAGRVQLEMLGFAKCVGIESLHIKVAFRMY; encoded by the coding sequence ATGAAAGTATATGGATTATTTGGGATTAGCGAAAATGCAATCAATGAGTTTGTTGAAAATCATGTTAAAACTTTCACTTTAATTAATGCATTAAACTTAGAGACAGTTAAAAATCTAAAAGAGGGTGATTTGGTTTTTATAACCTCAACGCTTAGAGAAGATTTAAGAGTTGGAAGCGAGGGCATTTTAGGAAAGGTTTTAAATGTTTCATTAGTTCCACAAAGAGTGAATGGATTTGAAGAAAAAGAAATAATCGCTGGAAGAGTTCAATTGGAAATGTTGGGATTTGCCAAGTGTGTTGGAATTGAATCACTACATATCAAAGTAGCTTTTAGGATGTATTAG
- a CDS encoding dihydropteroate synthase-like protein has translation MKILIITGKLAERKVKKAIEKYDFVDVHVADISVAAFLTPNLIIKEIKKLEDKLGKKLKDIYDFVLVTGLIRHDLKKVEEETGIKCFKSTREASDIPILIENLDKVKLSTKDYADLQLLEIIKKNCEEEIKKAEDQDLGKGDIKIGNLKVGDNFPMRVLGEIVHAPWLKEKELEEKIIYYLESGADMIDLGMVSNENNADKIKDMLKIARDLTDNPISVDTLNTKELIKAINLGADMILSVDAGNIDELIPYLKDSETAVVVLPTNYKTNYIPETIEGKIKSLEENIRRLLDAGIEKIVADPILEPINNIGCSFIDSVIACKEFKKRNKLPLFFGVGNVTELFDADSNGVNALLTAIGAEIGANILFTPEASAKCKFSIKELKIASKMMFLAKKRNSLPKDIGYNLINYKDKRFEEETTFKNYNIPIIKAEENEKQILDEGSFKIEIDRKNKEIVAIYFNKRREATLIIKGKRPKEIYETAIRLNLIKKLDHAAYFGRELAKAEIALKIGKKYNQDFDLFYNEFWLGNSNER, from the coding sequence ATGAAAATTTTAATAATAACTGGAAAATTGGCTGAGAGGAAAGTTAAAAAAGCTATAGAAAAATACGATTTTGTGGATGTGCATGTAGCAGATATATCAGTAGCGGCATTTTTAACGCCAAACTTAATAATTAAAGAGATTAAGAAATTGGAGGACAAATTAGGGAAAAAATTAAAAGATATTTATGATTTTGTTTTAGTAACTGGATTGATAAGGCATGATTTAAAGAAGGTTGAGGAAGAAACAGGAATAAAATGCTTCAAATCTACAAGGGAGGCTTCGGATATCCCAATATTAATTGAAAATTTAGATAAAGTAAAGCTATCAACTAAAGACTACGCTGATCTACAATTGTTAGAGATTATTAAAAAGAACTGCGAGGAGGAGATCAAAAAGGCAGAAGATCAAGATTTAGGAAAAGGGGATATAAAGATAGGCAATTTAAAGGTGGGGGATAACTTTCCAATGAGAGTTTTGGGAGAGATTGTCCATGCTCCATGGCTGAAAGAGAAAGAGCTGGAGGAAAAGATAATATACTACTTAGAAAGCGGGGCTGATATGATTGATTTGGGAATGGTTAGCAATGAAAATAACGCGGATAAAATTAAAGATATGTTAAAAATAGCAAGAGATTTGACTGATAATCCAATAAGTGTAGATACATTAAACACAAAAGAGTTAATTAAGGCGATAAATTTAGGAGCGGATATGATTTTAAGCGTTGATGCTGGAAATATTGATGAACTGATCCCATATTTAAAAGATTCTGAAACTGCAGTTGTTGTATTACCAACCAACTACAAAACAAACTACATCCCTGAAACAATAGAGGGAAAAATTAAATCTTTAGAAGAGAATATAAGGAGATTATTAGATGCAGGAATTGAAAAAATAGTTGCCGATCCAATATTGGAGCCAATAAATAACATTGGTTGTAGTTTTATTGATAGCGTTATTGCATGTAAAGAATTTAAAAAAAGGAATAAGCTTCCTCTCTTTTTTGGTGTAGGGAATGTTACGGAGCTTTTTGATGCCGATAGTAATGGAGTAAATGCTTTATTAACTGCTATTGGTGCAGAGATAGGAGCTAATATATTATTTACTCCAGAAGCGAGTGCAAAATGTAAATTTTCAATAAAAGAATTAAAAATAGCCTCAAAGATGATGTTTTTAGCTAAAAAAAGAAATTCTCTACCAAAAGATATTGGATATAACTTGATAAATTATAAAGATAAAAGATTTGAAGAAGAAACTACATTTAAAAATTATAATATTCCAATAATCAAAGCTGAAGAAAATGAGAAACAGATATTAGATGAAGGAAGTTTTAAAATAGAGATTGATAGGAAAAATAAAGAAATTGTAGCAATATACTTCAATAAAAGAAGGGAGGCTACTTTAATTATTAAAGGAAAGAGACCAAAAGAAATTTATGAAACTGCTATAAGATTAAATTTAATAAAAAAGTTAGATCATGCAGCATATTTTGGTAGAGAGCTGGCTAAGGCAGAGATTGCCCTAAAAATAGGGAAAAAATACAATCAGGACTTTGATTTGTTTTACAATGAATTTTGGTTGGGGAATAGTAATGAAAGATAA
- the pyk gene encoding pyruvate kinase, translating into MRKTKILVTLGPSLENKLDKAINLIDGIRFNMSHATTDYCERFLPILEKNNIAKVMDLKGIKIRVKEVKLKNKILKAGEKVVIEEDIKLNHDIDTIEEGHFILINDGKIKLRVVEKSDKIVAVVEVGGEIKEGMGVNLPDTRIELPIIDEVDLKNIKFAAEKDFEFIALSFVRDKEDVKELKDIISDYKGDCEVISKIETKEALKNIKGIAKESNGIMVARGDLGVELPIENIPIEQKNILRIANKYGILSITATQMLESMINNPFPTRAEVTDIANAIYDGTDCLMLSNETTIGKYPIEAIKVLNKVAEIADKHYEEFGDRVCLEVKDIDEGLVYAVYELYKKLDTKLIITPTYSGRTAKLISKLRMKNKIIAPTPNIKTLRKLRLVWGVEGYLMEEFDDVEEIIIRCREIAKKEIESGVYLITLGHPIGQKKTNTIKVESI; encoded by the coding sequence ATGAGAAAAACTAAAATTTTAGTTACCTTAGGTCCTTCTTTAGAAAATAAATTGGATAAAGCGATTAATTTAATCGATGGGATTAGATTTAACATGTCTCACGCAACAACGGATTACTGTGAAAGATTTCTACCCATATTAGAAAAAAATAACATCGCCAAAGTTATGGATTTGAAAGGGATAAAAATTAGAGTTAAAGAGGTTAAATTAAAAAATAAAATATTGAAAGCTGGAGAAAAGGTTGTTATTGAGGAGGATATAAAGCTTAACCATGATATAGATACAATTGAGGAGGGGCATTTTATTTTAATTAACGATGGAAAGATTAAGCTGAGAGTTGTAGAAAAAAGTGATAAGATTGTTGCCGTTGTAGAGGTTGGGGGAGAGATTAAAGAAGGAATGGGGGTCAATCTACCAGATACAAGGATAGAACTGCCAATAATTGACGAAGTTGATTTAAAAAATATAAAATTTGCCGCAGAAAAGGATTTTGAATTTATAGCTTTATCATTTGTTAGGGATAAAGAGGATGTTAAGGAATTAAAGGATATAATATCAGATTACAAGGGAGATTGTGAAGTAATATCAAAGATAGAGACAAAGGAAGCTTTAAAAAACATAAAAGGAATTGCTAAAGAAAGTAATGGAATAATGGTGGCGAGGGGAGATTTGGGTGTAGAGCTTCCTATAGAGAATATACCAATTGAGCAGAAAAATATATTGAGAATAGCAAACAAATATGGAATTTTGTCAATAACAGCCACGCAAATGTTGGAATCTATGATAAATAATCCATTTCCTACAAGAGCAGAGGTCACAGACATAGCTAACGCCATATACGATGGAACAGATTGCTTAATGCTTTCTAACGAAACAACTATTGGGAAGTATCCAATAGAGGCAATAAAAGTTTTAAATAAAGTTGCAGAGATTGCCGATAAGCATTATGAGGAGTTTGGAGACAGGGTTTGTTTGGAGGTTAAGGATATTGATGAGGGCTTAGTTTATGCTGTTTATGAGCTGTATAAGAAATTAGATACTAAATTAATTATAACTCCCACATATTCTGGAAGAACTGCCAAGTTAATATCTAAATTAAGAATGAAAAATAAAATAATAGCTCCAACGCCGAATATAAAAACTTTAAGAAAATTAAGATTAGTTTGGGGGGTTGAAGGGTATTTAATGGAAGAGTTTGATGATGTGGAGGAAATAATTATCAGATGTAGGGAGATAGCTAAAAAAGAGATAGAAAGTGGAGTTTATTTAATAACATTGGGTCATCCAATAGGTCAAAAGAAAACAAACACCATAAAAGTTGAAAGCATTTAA
- a CDS encoding preprotein translocase subunit SecD has product MNISKLLKDKKILTLIIFLVVSLFLIAFKGIDYGIDLSGGTVIVLKAERPMNNEEMQLTVEIIEKRLNVNGLSDVTVYPRGNDEIIVMVPNSSDTERIIKVLEHQGVFEAKIDNITAYTGKDVKIVEPPTKIPQGDSWAYGVPFELTLEGAKKFAEVAEGKAYHKVELYMDGELISAPVLSPELADGKPHPKQVITVGNYPPTKEEIDEAMAIYSALKSGALPVKLEIEYTYAVSSEFGKEFLKGTATALLLAFIAVGVIVSIRYKQPKIAIPILITCLSEIVIILGFASLIDWKLDLPSIAGIIAAVGTGVDNQIVITDEALKRGAGKIRASIKRAFFIIFASAATSIAAMLPLFVLGVGMLKGFAITTIAGVLIGIFITRPAFARIVEDMFKKF; this is encoded by the coding sequence ATGAATATCTCAAAGTTGTTAAAAGATAAAAAGATACTGACCTTAATTATATTTCTTGTGGTATCACTATTTCTAATAGCATTTAAAGGTATTGACTATGGAATTGATTTGAGTGGAGGAACGGTTATTGTTTTAAAAGCAGAGAGACCAATGAATAATGAAGAAATGCAATTAACAGTGGAGATTATCGAAAAAAGGTTAAATGTAAATGGTTTAAGTGACGTAACGGTTTATCCAAGAGGTAACGATGAAATAATTGTAATGGTTCCTAATAGTTCAGACACTGAGAGAATAATTAAAGTTTTAGAGCATCAAGGAGTTTTTGAGGCAAAGATTGATAACATAACGGCATATACTGGAAAAGATGTAAAAATTGTTGAGCCACCAACAAAGATTCCACAGGGGGATAGTTGGGCCTATGGAGTTCCTTTTGAATTAACATTGGAAGGAGCTAAAAAATTTGCAGAAGTCGCTGAAGGTAAGGCATACCATAAAGTTGAGCTCTACATGGATGGAGAATTGATATCAGCTCCCGTACTATCTCCAGAGTTGGCAGACGGAAAACCTCATCCAAAGCAAGTTATCACCGTTGGTAATTATCCTCCAACAAAAGAGGAAATTGATGAAGCCATGGCTATATACTCAGCCCTAAAATCAGGAGCTTTGCCTGTGAAATTGGAAATTGAATACACCTACGCAGTTTCCTCAGAGTTTGGTAAAGAATTTTTAAAAGGAACTGCCACTGCCTTATTGCTGGCGTTTATAGCTGTTGGAGTAATTGTTAGTATAAGGTATAAGCAACCAAAAATAGCAATTCCAATTTTAATAACCTGCCTTTCAGAAATTGTTATTATACTGGGCTTTGCATCTTTAATAGATTGGAAGTTAGATTTACCTTCAATAGCTGGTATTATTGCAGCTGTAGGGACAGGGGTGGATAACCAAATTGTGATAACTGATGAAGCTTTAAAGAGAGGGGCTGGAAAAATAAGGGCAAGTATCAAGAGGGCTTTCTTTATAATATTTGCCTCAGCTGCCACTTCTATAGCTGCCATGTTGCCTTTATTTGTACTCGGTGTTGGAATGTTGAAAGGATTTGCAATAACAACGATAGCAGGAGTTTTAATAGGTATATTTATAACAAGACCTGCGTTTGCAAGAATCGTTGAGGATATGTTTAAAAAATTCTAA
- a CDS encoding bifunctional fructose-bisphosphatase/inositol-phosphate phosphatase produces the protein MMWDEIGKKIAKEIEKEIMSYYGRKDKSYIVGKSPSGDKTEIFDKISEDIALKYLKPLNVNVVSEELGIINNESEWTVVIDPIDGSFNFINGIPFFAFCFGVFKNNKPYYGLTYEFLTKSFYEAYKGKGAYLNGKKIKVKDFNPEDITISYYPNKKMDLEKLRNKIKRVRIFGAFGLEMCYVAKGSLDAIFDVRPKVRAVDIASSYIICKEAGALITDKDGNELKFELNATDRINVIVANSKEMLDIILELL, from the coding sequence ATGATGTGGGATGAAATTGGAAAAAAGATAGCAAAAGAGATTGAAAAAGAAATTATGTCATATTATGGAAGAAAAGATAAATCATATATTGTTGGAAAGTCTCCAAGTGGGGATAAAACAGAAATTTTTGATAAGATAAGTGAAGATATAGCTTTAAAATATTTAAAACCGTTGAATGTTAATGTTGTAAGTGAGGAGTTGGGAATTATAAATAATGAAAGCGAATGGACTGTAGTTATAGACCCTATTGATGGTTCTTTCAATTTTATAAATGGAATTCCATTTTTTGCCTTTTGTTTTGGAGTATTTAAAAATAACAAACCATATTACGGCTTAACCTATGAATTTTTAACTAAGAGTTTTTATGAGGCATATAAAGGAAAAGGAGCTTATTTAAACGGAAAAAAGATTAAGGTTAAGGATTTCAATCCAGAAGATATAACCATAAGTTATTATCCAAACAAAAAAATGGACTTGGAAAAATTGAGGAATAAAATTAAAAGAGTTAGAATATTTGGAGCTTTTGGTTTGGAGATGTGTTATGTAGCTAAGGGAAGTTTAGATGCTATTTTCGATGTAAGACCTAAGGTTAGGGCTGTTGATATTGCCTCTTCCTATATAATTTGTAAAGAGGCGGGAGCTTTAATAACAGATAAGGATGGAAATGAGCTGAAATTTGAATTAAATGCAACAGATAGAATAAATGTTATTGTAGCAAACAGTAAAGAGATGTTAGACATAATTTTAGAGCTTTTATAA